The genomic stretch TCTTTCTAACACTTTTTggataactttttaaaattcaaaatttacaCAATATGTTACACATCAGTTGGTCTGATAAGCTATTCGTATTCGCTTGCTGTTCTGACTTCCATTGGGGGGGTCTTTCAGAGTGTCCTTGTTGTTTTGGCATGGgttcttcataaaaataattattcacttttttttttttaaattagtttCCTGCTCAGCCAATCTCCAAATGGAGTAAACTAATACACAAATAGAAAGAGCAAAacgtatattatatatatatatcttgtaattgtaaaaaaattagctatACAAATTACACATTGGGAAAGagctatatatataaaacaacCCCTTAccttaaaatatatataaaaacaaaaatactCCACATATCAAGAAAGTCACGATACCTGAGCGAAATGTTCTAGAACGTATCACACTCCAAAATCCATCTGGTTCATTAAATGATTCGGCTTCATCTATTAATTCAATTTCATCCATTAATTCAATTTCATTTGCCTTATCTGAATTTACTTGATACACTGAACTCGTACTCTTAATCGTATTCATACTCGTACTCTCAATCGTATTCTTACTCGTACTCTTTCCATAATTGTTTGCATCTATTGTATTTTTACATGCTAGTTTACCTCGTGTCCTAGtataaattttacatttcgGTATATCTTTATCGACATAGTGCTCTCGATATTCATCTGTAAATTCAGGAAATAATGTAACAGTTTTTGAGGTAAGAAACCTATGTCTTCCATTTTCACCAGAATTATCAGATTCTATTGCAAAATGTGGCAATTGACGATTCACTGAATATAATCTGACACCGGGTACGAAATCATCAGGATATTCATATTCCTCAGAGTTAACATTTGAATTTACATTTTGAACAGTTTGTGTATTTAAAACAGACGAGTCTTCCGGTTGTCTTTCTGAATTTATTACTCCAATCACagaagtctttttttttttttatgttactaATAAACCTTGCTCTATCAGAGTTATGCCTATATGCTGGATCTTCGCAAGTATATCCATGAAAATCCCTATCTTTATCAATAATTTCGGtacataacatatatttgATTACCATTCTAGGTTTTTCTTTTGAATACTTGGGATTCCCTCCTTCAGTACCTAACCATGGATCcgtattttccttttctttattagAGCCTTCTATACGACCTTTTAATTTAGATAAAAGATTGTCTGGGtcatatttataatgaaAGTTAAAATAATGACATACATTTCCTAAACAATCCTCTCTATgcttataatatattttttcaataaaacTTACATATTTATAGTAATCTGCACAGTTCTTATCTGTACACGAAAGAATTTTGtcataatttataaaataatcatgcaaATATTTCTCTTCTCTAGCCAAATTAAAATCAAAATCTGAGTTAAAGAACAAGTGTTTTAATTCAGAATCAagggaaaatttatttagtTCAATGATTAGCTTATCAATTATTCCTctatcaatatttttgttattaacTACAAAGTAATTCCTCAATTCATCAATGATCCAATAACCTAAAGAAGATGAGCGAACCTTAAGTTCTGTCAAATTATTCTTATATTCCGTTAACTTGTTTATATTCAtcataaatttttcacaaatttttttaaattcattatcTTCCGTCCCCAAATCACTGCATTTATCTGAGTATGAAGTGGAGTCTGTTATTGTATAATCTTCCTTATATGTTTCAAAAGAAGGCAActtctttattatttcatcctaaagatgaaaacaaaatcaaataaattaCACAAACATTGGCATGTAGGTtctcaaaaagggaacttTTCACTGGAGTAATAgaaaacacatatatataaaggaaTGAGTTCtcataatttaattaaaattgagtAAGTACCAACTCTGTCTCATACGATGGTATCACAATATTTCCTTGTAAActcattttaaatgaaataatttaaatatttctaaCATAGCTATAAATGCATTGAAAATgacattatatattaaattcaaATGTCATTTATTCCCCtcaatttaatttaaattataattaaatatatcttATTAAGATCATGTTACTAATTATAGTTTAGCATTATATCACTGTGGTACTATTAATATAAGAGAAAGCAACCATtgttaacttaaaaaaatatgaataagaGTAAAGTATTAAGTATCAAAATTATAGTGGAACACTACAtggaaatttattattttttgtattcttaaatgtaaacatattaaagataacaaaatgaattatttttagtatgcatatttttataacggcaatttaaaa from Plasmodium cynomolgi strain B DNA, scaffold: 0009, whole genome shotgun sequence encodes the following:
- a CDS encoding hypothetical protein (putative); this encodes MSLQGNIVIPSYETELDEIIKKLPSFETYKEDYTITDSTSYSDKCSDLGTEDNEFKKICEKFMMNINKLTEYKNNLTELKVRSSSLGYWIIDELRNYFVVNNKNIDRGIIDKLIIELNKFSLDSELKHLFFNSDFDFNLAREEKYLHDYFINYDKILSCTDKNCADYYKYVSFIEKIYYKHREDCLGNVCHYFNFHYKYDPDNLLSKLKGRIEGSNKEKENTDPWLGTEGGNPKYSKEKPRMVIKYMLCTEIIDKDRDFHGYTCEDPAYRHNSDRARFISNIKKKKDFCDWSNKFRKTTGRLVCFKYTNCSKCKFKC